DNA sequence from the Candidatus Hydrogenedentota bacterium genome:
TCAGGTAGCTACGCGATGAAAAAACTGATAATTCTTGGTCTCCTTTTCGTTCTTTCGGCCCCCGCGCTTGCGCTGGATCTCGGCGCGGTCGCGTGGGAGCAGGCGCGGAAGGATCTCGCGAGCCCCTTCCGCATGATGTGCGTCGCCGCGCACCCGGACGACGAGGACGGCGCCACGCTGGCCTACTACCGGATGCTGCACGGCGTGAAGACGCACGCGGTCATCGCGACGCGGGGGGAGGGCGGCCAGAACGAGATCGGACCGGAGCTTTACAACGAACTGGGCGTGATCCGCACACGCGAGATGCTGGCCGCGGCGGAGATCGAGGGGGCGCAACTTCACTTTCTGGATCTTCCCGACTTCGGCTATTCCAAGACCCCCGGAGAAACCTTTGAAATCTGGGGGCGCGAGGTTGCCCTGGAACGCACCGTGCGCGCCATACGGGAGACCCGCCCGCATATCATCATTACGAACCACGGGCGCCTGCAGGATCACGGCCACCACCAGGCGATCGGCGCGGTGGTGGAGGAGGCGTATGCCGCCGCGGCGGATCCCGAGCGATTCCCGGAGCACCGGCAGGCCGGCCTGGAGCCCTGGCAGGTTGCGCGCCTGTACATCCGTGATTTTCAGGGCAACACGGGATCGGTCGCGACAAACATCAGTGCGCTGGAACCGGCCCGGGGTCGCACCATCGCGGAAATTGCGGCCAGCGCGCTCGAGGCCCACGAATCCCAGGGCATGTTCTACTTCATCAACCTGCTGCGCAACGAGCGCCACGAGACGCACTACCAAATCGTGCAGAGCCGCCACGGAGCCGGCAACCCGGCGCGGGCCGCCGCGCCGTTTGGCCCGCTGTTCGCCGGGCTCGACCCCGGCAGCGGCCGCGACGCCTTGGCGGCGATCGCGGCGCTGGAGGATCGCGCCGAAGCGAAGCGCGCGCTTTTTGGCTGGCTCCAGGAACACGAGCATTGGAAGGAAGGCAACGCCGACGAGCGGGAGGCGTGGCATGACGCGGCCCGCGCGGTCGCCGTGGCGTCGGAGCTTCGCCTGCGCGCGCGGCCCGATGACGATGTGGTGACGCGGGGCCAGACGGTCGCGATCCACGTGGATTTGGAAGACTTCGGCGAACCGGACGCCATCCTGGCGGAGGTATCGATCCACGAGCGCCACGGGCTTGGTTTGTCCGGCGCGCACCGGATGGAGCTGCCCTTGCACGGCGCGCAGCGGGGCGAGGGCAGCCTGTCGCTGGCGATCCCGGATGGCGCGGCGCTCACGATTCCCCACGCACCGCGCCTGTTCGCGCCCCGTTTTCTTGAGCCGCAGCTCGAAGTGCGCGCGCGCGTCAACTGCCGCGATGGCGTGCTGGAACTGATTGCCCCGGTGTACCTGGACGTGGCGCCGCCCATAGAAATCCGGTTTCCCGGCGCGCCCGTGCTCGCCCGCGCGGGGCATACCGAGCCCCTTACCGCCGACATGCACGTGACCAACCATATGCCCGAGGCGTATACCGAGTACGTCAGCGTTACGCCACCCCCGGGCTGGCGGGTTTCGCCCGAGCGCATTTCCGTTTCCTTCGCGCGCGAGGGCGAGCAGCGCATCGTGCCCTTCACGCTCACGCCGGACGCCGCGCCGGATGCGGGCGATTATGTCGCCCGCGCGGGCATCACCGGCGGCGCGGATCGCGCCGAGTTGCTGGTGCGCGCCGCCGACGTTCGGGTGGCGCCCGGGCGTCGCGCCGGCGTGATTCAGAGCTATGACACCACCTTTGTGGAGACGCTGGAGAAGCTGGGCGTCGCGCACGAAACCCTGGCCCTGGATGACTTCCGCCCGGCGCGGCTCGACACCTTCAGCACAATCATCGTCGACATTCGCGCGTACCAGTACCACCCGGACCTGGCGGCGAACAACGGGGCGCTGATCGACTTTGTCCGGCGCGGCGGAACCCTGCTGGTCATGTACCAGAAAGAGTTTGACTGGCTTCCGGACTATGCGCCGTACCCCATTACGCTTTCCCGAAACCGCGTGACCCGGGAAGACGCGCCCGTGCGCGTGCTGGCGCCGGGCCACCCGCTCTTCACGACGCCGAACGCGATTGTGGACGCCGACTGGGATGGCTGGATACAGGAGCGCGGCCTGTATTTTCCGGAGTCGTGGCACGACAACTACACGCCCCTTATTGATGTGCAGGACCCCGGCGAGCCGATCCCCCCGGGCAGCTGCCTGATCGCGGAGGCCGGCAAGGGCATCTATCTGTATACCGCACTGGGCTGGTACCGCCAGTTGCGCGAGCTGCATCCCGGGGCGTTGCGCGTGTTCGCGAACATGCTGGCGCTGTGACCGGCGGCGGGGCGCGGACTTCGCAACCGGTTGTGGTATAGTGTCGGTGCGGGCGGCGCGGCGCCCGAAGTGAAGGACTGCGAGGACTGGCCGCGGGCGACGAGGAAACGCATGGCGCACACGATTCTCCTGGTGGATGATGTGGTTTCGAACCTCATGATCCTCGAGAAGATACTGTCCGGCGAGGGGTTTCACTGTGTTCGCGCCACCAGCGGCGTGGAGGCGCTGGCGCTGATCGAGACGGAGCCCGTTTCCGTGGTGCTGCTGGATGTGCAAATGCCGGATATGGACGGATGCGAGGTCGCGCGCCGGATCCGGGCCCGCGGGAATACCGCCGGTGTCCCCATCATCTTCATCACCGCTTCGGCGACCGCGGAGGAGGCGGTTTTTGACGGGTACGCCGCGGGCGCAATCGACTACCTCGTGAAGCCGGTGCATTCCCGTATACTCTGCCGCAAGGTGCAACAACTCTGCGATCTGGTGGAGCAGGAGCGCGAGTTGAAGCGGCTCTACGCCGAGGCGGAAAGCCGCAACGCGGAGCTGGAGCGGCTTCTCGCGCAATCCCGCCAGCTGGAGGAGGCGCGGATGGAGAGCGAGGCCCGCTACCGTTCGCTTATCGCCCTTTCTCCGATTCCGATTCTCGTGCAGGTCGAAGGCGGTATTGTCTATCACAATGCGTCGGCCAGCCGTCTGCTGGGACTGACTTCCGAGGCCGAAACGCGCGATTTGCCGTTTCATTCGTTCGTCGAGGAGGCGGGCCGCGCCACCGTGCGGGCGCAGATCGAGGAAATCGCCCGGTGCGGCGGACGGAGCGATGCGGTACCCTGCCGCCTGACCGGGGGGAATTACGTGGAGCTCAGTATCGGCTGTATCCTGTTCGACGACAAATTGGGTGTGCAGATGGCGATTCAGGATGTAACCGCGCACAAGGTGCTTCAGGATGAACTCGCGCGGCTGTCG
Encoded proteins:
- a CDS encoding PIG-L family deacetylase; amino-acid sequence: MKKLIILGLLFVLSAPALALDLGAVAWEQARKDLASPFRMMCVAAHPDDEDGATLAYYRMLHGVKTHAVIATRGEGGQNEIGPELYNELGVIRTREMLAAAEIEGAQLHFLDLPDFGYSKTPGETFEIWGREVALERTVRAIRETRPHIIITNHGRLQDHGHHQAIGAVVEEAYAAAADPERFPEHRQAGLEPWQVARLYIRDFQGNTGSVATNISALEPARGRTIAEIAASALEAHESQGMFYFINLLRNERHETHYQIVQSRHGAGNPARAAAPFGPLFAGLDPGSGRDALAAIAALEDRAEAKRALFGWLQEHEHWKEGNADEREAWHDAARAVAVASELRLRARPDDDVVTRGQTVAIHVDLEDFGEPDAILAEVSIHERHGLGLSGAHRMELPLHGAQRGEGSLSLAIPDGAALTIPHAPRLFAPRFLEPQLEVRARVNCRDGVLELIAPVYLDVAPPIEIRFPGAPVLARAGHTEPLTADMHVTNHMPEAYTEYVSVTPPPGWRVSPERISVSFAREGEQRIVPFTLTPDAAPDAGDYVARAGITGGADRAELLVRAADVRVAPGRRAGVIQSYDTTFVETLEKLGVAHETLALDDFRPARLDTFSTIIVDIRAYQYHPDLAANNGALIDFVRRGGTLLVMYQKEFDWLPDYAPYPITLSRNRVTREDAPVRVLAPGHPLFTTPNAIVDADWDGWIQERGLYFPESWHDNYTPLIDVQDPGEPIPPGSCLIAEAGKGIYLYTALGWYRQLRELHPGALRVFANMLAL
- a CDS encoding diguanylate cyclase — protein: MAHTILLVDDVVSNLMILEKILSGEGFHCVRATSGVEALALIETEPVSVVLLDVQMPDMDGCEVARRIRARGNTAGVPIIFITASATAEEAVFDGYAAGAIDYLVKPVHSRILCRKVQQLCDLVEQERELKRLYAEAESRNAELERLLAQSRQLEEARMESEARYRSLIALSPIPILVQVEGGIVYHNASASRLLGLTSEAETRDLPFHSFVEEAGRATVRAQIEEIARCGGRSDAVPCRLTGGNYVELSIGCILFDDKLGVQMAIQDVTAHKVLQDELARLSQIDGLTGVANRRHLDEALQLECKRAQRSGAPLAFLMLDIDQFKPYNDHYGHQAGDECLKRVAEALGNTASRPGDLVARYGGEEFVAILPNTDLAGARHIGEMAVEAVRALQVPHEASRGGGCVTISAGIATLSPGGGGEAPADLVRRADQALYRRKQAGGDGCHLDPASAGA